In Aegilops tauschii subsp. strangulata cultivar AL8/78 chromosome 3, Aet v6.0, whole genome shotgun sequence, one genomic interval encodes:
- the LOC109756112 gene encoding pathogen-related protein: MAAPAGDSSGGDKYRSHLAGEGEKNTVWRHGAPPTYDAVNSLFEAGRTQEWAKGSLEETVQNAIKTWEMELSHKARIGDFKSVSPGRFTLSVNGGRALTGEETLAMGSYNALLASPILPGTGAYDAAAETFESSHDLFRSAFPRGFAWEVVKVYSGPPVIAFKFRHWGHMEGPYKGHAPTGDKVEFYGVAVLKVDEQLRAEDVEVFYDPGELLAGLIKGPKEEDEEAAALAGRLREAATVSASGADAQPQACPFLGSGKQG, encoded by the exons ATGGCGGCACCAGCAGGAGATTCCTCCGGCGGCGACAAGTACAGGTCTCACCTGGCCGGCGAGGGCGAGAAGAACACCGTTTGGCGGCACGGCGCGCCGCCCACCTACGACGCCGTGAACAGCCTCTTCGAGGCCGGGAGGACTCAG GAGTGGGCGAAGGGGTCGCTGGAGGAGACGGTGCAGAACGCGATCAAGACGTGGGAGATGGAGCTGTCGCACAAGGCCCGCATCGGGGACTTCAAGTCGGTGAGCCCCGGCCGGTTCACCCTGTCCGTGAACGGCGGGCGGGCCCTGACGGGGGAGGAGACGCTGGCCATGGGCAGCTACAACGCGCTGCTCGCCAGCCCGATCCTGCCGGGCACGGGCGCGTACGACGCCGCCGCCGAGACGTTCGAGTCCTCGCACGACCTGTTCCGCTCCGCCTTCCCGCGCGGCTTCGCGTGGGAGGTGGTCAAGGTCTACTCCGGCCCGCCGGTGATCGCCTTCAAGTTCCGGCACTGGGGCCACATGGAGGGGCCCTACAAGGGCCACGCCCCCACCGGGGACAAGGTCGAGTTCTACGGCGTCGCCGTGCTCAAGGTGGACGAGCAGCTGCGGGCGGAGGACGTGGAGGTGTTCTACGACCCGGGGGAGCTGCTCGCGGGGCTTATCAAGGGTCCCAAGGAGGAagacgaggaggcggcggcgctcgccGGGAGGCTCCGGGAGGCGGCTACGGTGTCGGCATCAGGTGCCGACGCGCAGCCGCAGGCCTGCCCCTTCCTTGGCTCTGGAAAGCAGGGGTGA